The following proteins are co-located in the Solanum pennellii chromosome 8, SPENNV200 genome:
- the LOC107029119 gene encoding MOB kinase activator-like 1A, giving the protein MSLFGLGRNQRTFRPKKSAPSGSKGAQLRKHIDATLGSGNLREAVRLPPGEDINEWLAVNTVDFFNQVNLLYGTLTEFCTPENCPTMTAGPKYEYRWADGVQIKKPIEVSAPKYVEYLMDWIETQLDDESLFPQRLGAPFPPNFKDVVKTIFKRLFRVYAHIYHSHFQKIVSLKEEAHLNTCFKHFILFTHEFGLIDKKELAPLQEIIESIIVPY; this is encoded by the exons ATGAGTCTTTTTGGTCTTGGAAG GAATCAGAGAACATTTCGGCCCAAAAAAAGTGCACCCTCAGGGAGTAAG GGGGCACAGTTAAGGAAGCATATTGATGCCACATTGGGTAGCGGAAACTTGAGAGAGGCTGTTAGGCTCCCGCCTGGAGAAGATATTAACGAGTGGCTTGCTGTCAACA CTGTCGATTTCTTCAACCAGGTGAATCTGCTTTATGGCACGTTGACCGAGTTCTGTACACCAGAGAACTGCCCTACAATGACTGCAGGCCCCAA ATACGAGTACAGGTGGGCTGATGGAGTACAAATTAAGAAGCCTATTGAAGTTTCGGCTCCAAAATATGTTGAATATTTGATGGACTGGATTGAAACTCAATTGGATGATGAATCTCTATTTCCTCAAAGGCTTG GTGCGCCATTTCCACCCAACTTCAAGGATGTTGTCAAGACAATTTTTAAGCGTCTCTTTCGTGTGTATGCACATATTTATCATTCCCATTTTCAGAAAATTGTGAGTCTTAAGGAGGAGGCCCATTTGAATACGTGCTTTAAGCATTTCATACTCTTCACCCAT GAGTTTGGACTGATTGACAAGAAGGAACTGGCTCCACTCCAAGAGATTATAGAATCCATCATCGTCCCATACTGA
- the LOC107026837 gene encoding transmembrane protein 45B has protein sequence MGSFPGHVLPGTLFLVIGVWHIWSALVRYSSNPKSFRVRVWSPVPGFDGKLKYLELYVIAIGGFIDFCIELFYSTHLRLLVHGALNPVHMNNFEHAGMLLMFVIFGLIVLLSEKTSFLPLPEGALCLIAATAFSAEYFLFFFHSTTHKGLEGYYHLILVLLIGLCILSTIAGALMPTSFPVDLASGISVALQGLWFYQTAFTLYGPMMPDGCQLKGDDIMCRSEDSEVRGELLANLQLFSILFVVLAATAGAYGFAASETGHKDIRNSHMAIDG, from the exons ATGGGTTCTTTTCCTGGGCATGTTCTTCCTGGGACACTGTTTCTTGTGATTGGTGTGTGGCATATATGGTCTGCTCTTGTTAGATATTCATCAAATCCCAAGTCATTTAGGGTAAGGGTTTGGAGCCCTGTTCCGGGTTTTGATGGGAAGTTGAAATATTTGGAACTTTATGTGATAGCAATTGGAGGTTTTATTGATTTCTGTATTGAGCTCTTCTATTCGACACACCTCAGACTTCTCGTTCACGGGGCTTTGAATCCTGTTCATATGAATAACTTTGAGCATGCTGGAATGCTTCTCATGTTCGTCATCTTTGGTTTAATTGTGCTTCTTTCAGAGAAAACCAG TTTTCTTCCCTTGCCTGAAGGAGCTCTCTGCTTGATCGCTGCCACAGCATTCTCTGCAGAgtatttcttgttctttttccaCTCCACAACCCACAAAGGCCTCGAAGGGTACTATCACCTTATCCTTGTCCTCCTCATTGGCCTATGCATATTGAGTACTATCGCTGGAGCTCTTATGCCCACCAGTTTCCCTGTTGACTTGGCTAGCGGCATTTCTGTAGCACTCCAAGGCCTTTGGTTCTATCAAACTGCATTCACTCTGTATGGTCCTATGATGCCAGACGGTTGCCAACTCAAAGGGGACGATATCATGTGTCGTTCAGAAGATAGCGAAGTTCGAGGGGAGTTGCTAGCAAACCTCCAACTTTTCTCCATATTATTTGTTGTCCTTGCTGCCACTGCTGGAGCTTATGGTTTTGCAGCTTCAGAGACTGGTCATAAAGATATTAGGAATTCTCATATGGCTATTGATGGTTAG